GCTTGTTCAGATCCGTACTCCTGAGTAGTGTCCGACCGCGTCGGCAGTCTGGCCGGCAGCACCAGGGCAGGCAGATGACACTGATATTCAAGATTGTTCCAGAAACGCTTTGGCAGGAGGCTCTCGACCGGAAGGCCTTCCAGGGAGCCCCCGTCGATCTGGCGGATGGGTTCATCCATTTTTCCGATCCGGACCAGGTGAAGGAAACCGCTGCGAAACACTTTGCCGGACAGCAAGACCTGCTGCTGGTGGCCTTCGAGGCCGACGGGTTTGGCGACAAGCTGAAGTGGGAACCTTCGCGCGGCGGTGCCCTGTTCCCCCATCTCTACGCAACGTTTGATCCGGCTGTGGCCCTCTGGGTCAAGGACCTGCCGCTTGCCGAAGACGGCACGCATGTCTTTCCGGAGCTCAGCCGATGACAGCACCTTTTCTGGAAGCCGCCGCCCTGA
This genomic interval from Labrenzia sp. VG12 contains the following:
- a CDS encoding DUF952 domain-containing protein, with product MTLIFKIVPETLWQEALDRKAFQGAPVDLADGFIHFSDPDQVKETAAKHFAGQQDLLLVAFEADGFGDKLKWEPSRGGALFPHLYATFDPAVALWVKDLPLAEDGTHVFPELSR